The following coding sequences are from one Symbiobacterium terraclitae window:
- a CDS encoding ABC transporter ATP-binding protein: protein MHFPITAGFPIPRQIGAVQAVDNVSFTIQPGETLGLVGESGCGKTTVGRTLLRLYQPTAGEVFFEGKEISRLPEPQFHPYRRKMQMIFQDPYASLDPRMTAADIIGEAIDIHNLATGRERMDRIYHLLDLVGLLPEHANRFPHEFSGGQRQRIGIARALAVEPQFIVCDEPISALDVSIQAQVVNLLEDLQEQLGLAYLFIAHDLSMVKHISRRIAVMYLGRIVELAESDTLYERPMHPYTLALLSAAPIPDPKVETTRQRILLEGDPPSPVNPPPGCRFQKRCSYVQERCRTEDPQLVEVEKGHQVACHFPVGS, encoded by the coding sequence ATGCACTTCCCGATCACCGCCGGCTTCCCCATCCCGCGCCAGATCGGGGCGGTGCAGGCCGTCGACAACGTCAGCTTCACGATCCAGCCCGGCGAGACGCTGGGCCTGGTGGGCGAGTCCGGCTGCGGCAAGACCACCGTCGGCCGCACCCTCCTCCGCCTCTACCAGCCCACGGCCGGCGAGGTGTTCTTCGAGGGCAAGGAGATCTCCCGCCTGCCGGAGCCGCAGTTCCACCCGTACCGCCGGAAGATGCAGATGATCTTCCAGGATCCCTACGCCTCCCTGGACCCGCGCATGACCGCCGCCGACATCATCGGCGAGGCCATCGACATCCACAACCTGGCCACGGGCCGGGAGCGCATGGACCGCATCTACCACCTGCTGGACCTGGTCGGCCTGCTGCCCGAGCACGCCAACCGGTTCCCCCACGAGTTCTCGGGCGGCCAGCGGCAGCGCATCGGCATCGCCCGGGCGCTGGCCGTGGAGCCTCAGTTCATCGTGTGCGATGAGCCGATCTCGGCTCTGGATGTCTCGATTCAGGCGCAGGTCGTCAACCTGCTGGAGGACCTGCAGGAGCAGCTGGGACTGGCCTACCTCTTCATCGCCCACGACCTCTCGATGGTGAAGCACATCTCCCGCCGCATCGCCGTCATGTACCTGGGCCGCATCGTGGAGCTGGCCGAAAGCGACACGCTGTACGAGCGGCCGATGCACCCCTACACGCTGGCGCTGCTCTCGGCTGCGCCGATCCCCGACCCGAAGGTCGAGACGACCCGCCAGCGGATCCTGCTGGAGGGCGACCCGCCCAGCCCGGTGAACCCGCCTCCCGGCTGCCGGTTCCAGAAGCGCTGCTCCTACGTTCAGGAGCGGTGCCGCACGGAGGACCCGCAGCTGGTCGAGGTGGAGAAGGGCCACCAGGTGGCCTGCCACTTCCCCGTGGGGAGCTGA
- a CDS encoding ABC transporter ATP-binding protein, with the protein MNTLLSIEGLQTKFKTYAGEVHAVRDVNLTVREGECLAIVGESGSGKSVTMLSVMRLLAKNARIEGKAIFGGVDLLSLPEREMRKIRGRDIAMVFQDPMTGLNPTLTVGLQLREGMMQHLGLTRAEADKRAIELLNLVGVPAPERRLRQYPHEFSGGMRQRVMIAIALACNPRLIIADEPTTALDVTIQAQILDLLKRLKKEFNASIIMITHNLGVVAGMADRVAVMYGGRVAEVGTVNEIFEQPKHPYTWALLRAVPRLDRSRTRLEAIAGSPPNMLQPPPGCPFHPRCAYAMNVCAAEAPQMTDLSREHRAACWLLHPDAPPVSFDQEVRKA; encoded by the coding sequence GTGAACACGCTTCTCAGCATCGAAGGGCTTCAGACCAAGTTCAAGACCTACGCCGGTGAGGTTCACGCCGTCCGCGACGTCAACCTGACCGTCCGCGAGGGCGAGTGCCTGGCCATCGTCGGCGAGTCCGGCTCCGGCAAGAGCGTCACCATGCTCTCGGTGATGCGCCTGCTGGCCAAGAACGCCCGCATCGAGGGCAAGGCGATCTTCGGCGGCGTCGACCTGCTCAGCCTGCCTGAGCGCGAGATGCGCAAGATCCGCGGCCGCGACATCGCCATGGTCTTCCAGGACCCCATGACCGGGCTCAACCCGACCCTGACCGTCGGCCTGCAGCTGCGCGAGGGCATGATGCAGCACCTGGGCCTCACCCGGGCCGAGGCCGACAAGCGGGCCATCGAACTGCTCAACCTGGTGGGCGTGCCCGCGCCGGAGCGGCGGCTGCGGCAGTACCCGCATGAGTTTTCCGGCGGCATGCGGCAGCGCGTGATGATCGCCATCGCCCTGGCGTGCAACCCGCGGCTGATCATCGCCGACGAGCCCACCACCGCCCTGGACGTGACGATCCAGGCGCAGATCCTCGACCTGCTCAAGCGGCTCAAGAAGGAGTTCAACGCCTCTATCATCATGATCACCCACAACCTCGGCGTGGTCGCCGGCATGGCGGACCGCGTGGCCGTCATGTACGGCGGGCGGGTCGCCGAGGTCGGCACGGTGAACGAGATCTTCGAGCAGCCCAAGCACCCGTACACCTGGGCACTGCTGCGGGCGGTCCCGCGGCTCGACCGGTCGCGCACCAGGCTGGAGGCCATCGCCGGCTCACCGCCCAACATGCTCCAGCCGCCCCCGGGCTGCCCGTTCCACCCGCGCTGTGCGTACGCCATGAACGTCTGCGCCGCGGAGGCGCCCCAGATGACCGACCTCTCCAGGGAACACCGGGCGGCGTGCTGGCTGTTGCACCCGGACGCACCGCCTGTCAGCTTTGATCAGGAGGTGAGGAAGGCGTGA
- a CDS encoding ABC transporter permease: protein MAASVDQRFAPLPNRKAAAERITTPPISFAADAWRRFKANPMALLGLIVLVIFLFACFIGPLLTPHDPITQNLAGRDQPPSLQHWFGTDAHGRDLFERTLYGGRISLAVAFFAGLLQLVVGVTYGATAGLLGGKWDNVMMRIVDIIDTIPLTIYVILLAVVMGQGLTSIFIAIGIVYWTSMARLVRAQVLSLKEQEFMLAARALGASRKRLVFRHLIPNAMAPIVVELTFSIPRAMFTEAFLSFIGLGVSAPMASWGVLASNGFEGLRSYPWELAFPAVAIIIVSLAFNFIGDGLRDALDPKLRR, encoded by the coding sequence ATGGCCGCATCTGTTGATCAGCGATTTGCGCCCCTCCCCAACCGCAAGGCTGCTGCCGAGCGGATCACCACGCCGCCCATCAGCTTCGCCGCCGACGCCTGGCGCCGGTTCAAGGCCAACCCCATGGCCCTGCTGGGGCTCATCGTCCTGGTGATCTTCCTGTTCGCCTGTTTCATCGGTCCCCTGCTCACCCCGCACGACCCGATCACCCAGAACCTGGCGGGACGGGACCAGCCGCCCTCGCTCCAGCACTGGTTCGGCACCGACGCACACGGGCGTGACCTCTTCGAGCGCACGCTCTACGGCGGCCGTATCTCCCTGGCCGTGGCCTTCTTCGCCGGCCTGCTGCAGCTGGTGGTGGGCGTGACCTACGGCGCCACCGCCGGACTCCTGGGCGGCAAGTGGGACAACGTGATGATGCGCATCGTCGACATCATCGACACCATCCCGCTCACGATCTACGTCATCCTGCTGGCGGTCGTCATGGGGCAGGGCCTCACCTCGATCTTCATCGCCATCGGCATCGTCTACTGGACGAGCATGGCGCGGCTGGTCCGGGCGCAGGTGCTCTCCCTCAAGGAGCAGGAGTTCATGCTGGCGGCCAGGGCCCTGGGCGCAAGCCGCAAGCGGCTCGTGTTCCGCCACCTGATCCCCAACGCCATGGCGCCGATCGTCGTCGAGCTCACCTTCTCGATCCCCCGGGCCATGTTCACCGAGGCCTTCCTCTCGTTCATCGGCCTCGGCGTCAGCGCCCCGATGGCCTCGTGGGGCGTGCTGGCCTCCAACGGCTTCGAGGGCCTCCGCTCCTACCCGTGGGAGCTCGCCTTCCCGGCCGTGGCCATCATCATCGTCTCACTGGCGTTCAACTTCATCGGCGACGGCCTGCGCGACGCGCTGGATCCGAAGCTCCGCAGATAG
- a CDS encoding ABC transporter permease, whose product MARYLMQRIFTMFVVAFVVVTATFFLMRALPGGPFSSERNVPEAILKNLERRYNLNKPLHQQYLDYVKGVVVWDLGPSFKYKGLTVNQVINRGFPVSAKLGGTSLLLSIIIGIPLGIAGAMKHNTIGDRTISGLAILTAAAPSFVIAGLLQYVFAYKLGWFPSATWGGGQLRYMVLPVLALASYNLAWIVKLTRSSMLEVINQDYIRTARAKGLREVVVIYRHMIKNAMVPVVASLAPMTASILTGSFIVESIFGIPGIGREFVQSITNRDYTVTLGMTVFFCLLLVGFTLVADIVLALIDPRVRLEKEG is encoded by the coding sequence ATGGCCCGCTACCTGATGCAACGCATATTCACCATGTTTGTGGTTGCCTTCGTTGTGGTGACGGCCACGTTCTTCCTGATGAGGGCGCTCCCCGGCGGCCCCTTCAGCTCGGAGCGGAACGTGCCAGAGGCAATCCTCAAGAACCTCGAACGGCGATACAACCTGAACAAGCCGCTGCACCAACAGTACCTCGATTACGTCAAGGGCGTCGTCGTGTGGGATCTCGGCCCGTCCTTCAAGTACAAGGGCCTGACGGTCAACCAGGTCATCAACCGCGGCTTCCCGGTCTCGGCGAAGCTCGGCGGCACCTCCCTGCTCCTCTCCATCATCATCGGCATCCCCCTGGGGATCGCGGGTGCGATGAAGCACAACACGATCGGCGACCGCACCATCTCAGGACTGGCCATCCTGACGGCCGCGGCCCCCAGTTTCGTCATCGCAGGCCTGCTGCAGTATGTCTTCGCCTACAAGCTTGGCTGGTTCCCCTCGGCCACCTGGGGAGGCGGCCAGTTACGTTACATGGTTCTGCCGGTCCTGGCGCTGGCCAGCTACAACCTCGCCTGGATCGTCAAGCTGACCCGGTCCAGCATGCTCGAGGTGATCAACCAGGATTACATCCGCACCGCGCGGGCCAAGGGACTCCGTGAGGTCGTCGTCATCTACCGGCACATGATCAAGAACGCCATGGTGCCCGTGGTGGCATCGCTGGCCCCGATGACGGCCTCCATCCTGACCGGCAGCTTCATCGTGGAGAGCATCTTCGGCATCCCGGGCATCGGCCGGGAGTTCGTGCAGTCCATCACCAACCGGGACTACACGGTGACGCTGGGCATGACGGTCTTCTTCTGCCTGCTGCTGGTGGGCTTCACCCTCGTGGCCGACATCGTTCTGGCGCTCATCGACCCGCGGGTCCGGCTGGAGAAGGAGGGGTAG